In Salmo trutta chromosome 28, fSalTru1.1, whole genome shotgun sequence, one DNA window encodes the following:
- the sike1 gene encoding suppressor of IKBKE 1 — MACTLEKVLGDARTLLERLKEHDTAAEGLIEQSGALSQKVQGMREVGNALPDKYMEESSEIQELSKYKPHVLLTQENTQIKELQQENRELWLSLEEHQYALELIMGRYRKQMLQLMMEKKELDTKPVLSLHEDHAKEVQSQLERICEMGQVMRRAVQVDDQHYCSVRERLAQLEIENKELRDLLTISKSSVRPQKEDSSQSATEEEAEPGTNQ, encoded by the exons ATGGCGTGCACTTTGGAAAAGGTTCTTGGCGATGCTCGCACGCTGCTTGAGAGGCTCAAAGAGCACGACACGGCGGCGGAAGGACTGATCGAACAGTCTGGAGCGCTCAGCCAGAAGGTTCAGGGCATGAGAGAGGTGGGGAATGCCCTTCCAGACAAG TACATGGAGGAAAGTTCTGAGATACAGGAGTTGTCAAAGTACAAGCCTCACGTCCTGTTAACGCAAGAGAATACCCAAATAAAGGAACTACAGCAAGAAAACCGAG AACTGTGGCTGTCTTTGGAGGAGCACCAGTATGCGCTAGAATTGATCATGGGTAGATACCGCAAGCAAATGCTACAGCTTATGATGGAAAAGAAGGAGCTGGACACAAAGCCTGTTCTTAGCCTTCATGAGGACCATGCCAAG GAAGTGCAAAGCCAACTGGAGCGGATATGCGAGATGGGTCAGGTGATGAGAAGAGCTGTTCAGGTGGATGACCAGCATTACTGCTCTGTGCGAGAGAGGCTTGCCCAGCTAGAG ATTGAAAACAAGGAGCTGCGAGATCTACTGACCATTAGTAAGAGTTCTGTGAGGCCACAGAAGGAAGACTCCAGCCAATCAGCGACAGAGGAAGAAGCCGAACCAGGGACCAATCAGTGA